A part of Blastopirellula marina genomic DNA contains:
- a CDS encoding DUF11 domain-containing protein yields the protein MMHRSALLGTAGMIVLAAFGHVVISGITSQEAASAETPRAEVSDPAPPMPSRFSAPASSVPLQPMPARLNEPSLYGSPSGTRLTAGEDEGRPSSRRRVVRPEAMETKPEPQPTAAEPKAGLPSSLDEALNRLKSNPLTVGTDENDALEPTPAAPKQEAEQPAPKPNTPPTANPYRYQPSAATPAANGPASIGAPAVKAEPEEQKQPNITSQPTSIPRQSLTTADPPAAAPVQKPAEPATGSLFTLSSPAIEIETTGPKSLVLGKPSNFRVHARNAGSADARQVIVSMIMPPSVQLQDIRGTLGSPRQIATQSGAMAVQWEIPMLPGRSEGYLDLKLVAMQTRPFELAIEVSSAPLQAASPITVLEPQLAMAIDGPTDILFGDSQIFKVIAKNTGTGPAENVSITIMPIKKGQNPTVLDSIGTIAAGDQKVIELELTAKQAGTLQLRAETSADNGLMAQAAHDVLVRRAELAVTAQGPGIKYAATTANYQVMVANSGNAPASDITVEAQLPTGSKFLSASHGGTHDANTNRVTWKLASLEAGTQQPLEVVGMLQVEGNNILQVSANANQGLTSRHELITRVESVADLKLLVNDPTGPIPIGQEVEYEFHLTNRGTKEAREVQVTVSFGSGIEPLSVVGGRGNVQGDKVQLATIPAVNAGQEIVVKVKARGRSEGNHTFRAEVRCDDPTTRLAIEESTHFYGTAIQTASPQVPGRPQSPTSLAPPASPAAPTSLSPPPFSRYQ from the coding sequence ATGATGCATCGTAGCGCACTTCTAGGCACCGCAGGAATGATTGTCCTCGCCGCCTTCGGCCACGTTGTCATTTCTGGAATTACATCTCAGGAAGCAGCCTCGGCGGAAACTCCCCGGGCCGAGGTAAGCGATCCCGCTCCGCCCATGCCGAGTCGATTTTCGGCTCCGGCGAGTTCGGTTCCCTTGCAACCCATGCCAGCTCGTTTGAACGAGCCATCGCTGTACGGTTCGCCATCTGGCACCCGACTAACGGCGGGGGAGGACGAAGGACGACCATCCAGTCGACGCCGTGTCGTCCGTCCTGAAGCGATGGAGACCAAGCCAGAGCCGCAGCCAACTGCTGCCGAGCCGAAAGCAGGCCTACCGTCTTCGCTGGACGAAGCACTAAATCGCCTGAAATCGAATCCGCTTACCGTCGGCACCGACGAAAACGATGCCCTGGAACCAACCCCAGCGGCCCCCAAGCAGGAAGCCGAACAGCCTGCTCCAAAACCGAATACGCCTCCGACTGCCAATCCGTATCGCTACCAGCCGTCGGCTGCGACGCCTGCCGCCAACGGCCCTGCCTCGATTGGGGCACCTGCCGTCAAAGCAGAACCGGAAGAGCAGAAGCAACCGAACATCACTTCGCAGCCAACTTCGATTCCACGTCAATCGTTGACTACGGCCGATCCTCCCGCGGCGGCTCCCGTTCAGAAACCAGCCGAGCCGGCAACCGGAAGCTTGTTCACTTTGAGCAGCCCAGCGATCGAAATTGAAACCACGGGACCGAAGTCGTTGGTGCTCGGCAAGCCGTCAAATTTCCGTGTCCATGCCCGCAACGCCGGGAGTGCCGATGCTCGCCAAGTGATCGTTTCGATGATCATGCCGCCCAGCGTTCAGTTGCAAGACATTCGCGGTACGCTTGGTTCGCCACGCCAGATCGCCACGCAAAGTGGAGCGATGGCCGTACAGTGGGAAATTCCGATGCTGCCAGGACGTAGCGAAGGTTACCTCGATTTGAAACTAGTCGCGATGCAAACGCGTCCATTTGAACTAGCGATTGAAGTCAGCTCGGCTCCACTTCAAGCCGCTTCGCCGATCACCGTTCTCGAACCACAACTGGCGATGGCCATTGATGGACCGACCGATATTTTGTTTGGCGATTCGCAGATCTTCAAAGTCATTGCTAAGAATACCGGTACCGGACCTGCTGAAAACGTCTCGATCACCATCATGCCGATCAAGAAGGGTCAGAACCCAACGGTTCTCGACTCCATTGGTACAATTGCTGCCGGTGACCAGAAGGTCATCGAACTCGAACTGACCGCCAAGCAGGCTGGCACGTTGCAACTGCGTGCAGAAACTTCGGCAGATAACGGCTTGATGGCTCAAGCGGCTCACGACGTGCTGGTTCGCCGAGCCGAACTAGCAGTTACTGCTCAAGGTCCTGGCATCAAATATGCCGCGACGACGGCGAACTACCAAGTGATGGTTGCCAACTCCGGTAACGCTCCGGCGAGCGACATCACGGTGGAAGCTCAGCTTCCGACTGGCTCGAAATTCCTTTCGGCTTCGCATGGTGGAACTCATGATGCGAACACCAATCGCGTGACCTGGAAATTGGCCAGCCTCGAAGCCGGGACGCAGCAACCGCTGGAAGTTGTCGGCATGCTTCAGGTAGAAGGAAACAACATCCTGCAAGTGAGTGCCAACGCCAATCAAGGTCTAACCAGCCGTCATGAGTTGATCACCCGTGTTGAATCGGTTGCCGACTTGAAGCTGCTGGTCAACGACCCAACTGGTCCGATTCCAATTGGGCAAGAAGTGGAATACGAATTCCATCTGACCAACCGTGGAACGAAAGAAGCTCGTGAAGTGCAAGTCACCGTTAGCTTTGGCAGCGGTATCGAACCACTCTCGGTGGTCGGTGGTCGCGGCAACGTTCAAGGCGACAAGGTCCAACTTGCGACCATTCCCGCGGTGAACGCAGGACAAGAAATCGTCGTCAAAGTAAAGGCCCGCGGTCGTAGCGAAGGCAACCACACCTTCCGAGCAGAAGTCCGCTGCGACGACCCAACCACGCGTCTGGCGATCGAAGAATCGACTCACTTCTACGGCACAGCGATACAAACGGCTTCGCCGCAGGTGCCAGGTCGACCGCAATCGCCAACCAGCTTGGCTCCACCTGCCAGCCCAGCGGCTCCAACGTCGCTGAGCCCACCACCGTTCAGCCGCTACCAATAA